The Pseudomonas sp. TH06 genome has a window encoding:
- a CDS encoding YggT family protein — protein sequence MIGLNTVAVYVLQTLGSLYLLIVLLRFVLQLVRANFYNPLCQFIVKATQPLLKPLRRIIPSLFGLDMSSLVLAILVQLALMALTLLLTYGTTGNPLQLFIWSIIGVTALFLKIFFFALIISVILSWVAPGSHNPGAELVNQICEPALAPFRRFLPSMGGLDLSPIFAFLALKLIDMLVINNLAVMTMMPEILRLLM from the coding sequence ATGATTGGATTGAACACCGTAGCGGTTTACGTGCTGCAAACCCTCGGCAGTCTGTACCTGCTGATCGTACTGCTGCGCTTCGTGCTGCAACTGGTACGGGCCAACTTCTACAACCCGCTGTGCCAGTTCATCGTCAAGGCCACCCAGCCGCTGCTCAAGCCACTGCGCCGGATCATCCCGAGCCTGTTCGGCCTGGACATGTCGTCGCTGGTGCTGGCGATCCTCGTGCAACTGGCGCTGATGGCGCTGACCCTGCTGCTGACTTACGGCACCACCGGCAACCCGCTGCAACTGTTTATCTGGTCGATCATCGGCGTGACCGCGCTGTTCCTGAAGATTTTCTTCTTCGCCCTGATCATCAGCGTGATTCTCTCGTGGGTCGCCCCGGGCAGCCACAACCCGGGCGCCGAACTGGTCAACCAGATCTGTGAACCGGCGCTGGCGCCGTTCCGCCGTTTTCTGCCGAGCATGGGCGGTCTGGACCTGTCACCGATCTTCGCCTTCCTGGCGTTGAAGCTGATCGACATGCTGGTGATCAACAATCTGGCGGTGATGACGATGATGCCGGAAATCCTGCGCCTGCTGATGTGA
- the trmB gene encoding tRNA (guanosine(46)-N7)-methyltransferase TrmB gives MTESNDTPIQTEEGDERQHRRIKSFVMRAGRMTEGQQRGLDQGAPKFVLPLADAPVDYDEVFGRSAPRSLEIGFGMGHSLLEMAAAAPEQDFIGVEVHRPGVGALLNGVLTQGLTNLRVYDCDAIEVLNRCIADNSLDRLMLFFPDPWHKSRHHKRRIVQASFAELVRSKLKVGGVLHMATDWEPYAEYMLEVMSVAPGYRNLAEDGKCVPRPAERPITKFERRGERLGHGVWDLKFEKLA, from the coding sequence ATGACTGAATCGAACGACACGCCTATCCAGACGGAAGAAGGCGACGAGCGCCAACACCGCCGCATCAAGAGTTTCGTGATGCGCGCCGGGCGCATGACCGAAGGCCAGCAACGCGGTCTGGATCAGGGCGCACCCAAGTTCGTGTTGCCGCTGGCCGATGCGCCAGTGGATTACGATGAGGTTTTTGGCCGTTCGGCACCGCGCTCGCTGGAGATCGGTTTCGGCATGGGGCACTCGCTGCTGGAAATGGCAGCCGCCGCTCCGGAGCAGGATTTCATCGGCGTTGAAGTTCACCGTCCGGGTGTCGGCGCGCTGCTCAATGGCGTGCTGACTCAGGGCCTGACCAACCTGCGGGTCTACGATTGCGACGCGATCGAAGTGCTCAACCGCTGCATCGCCGACAACAGCCTCGATCGCCTGATGCTGTTTTTCCCGGATCCGTGGCACAAGAGCCGTCACCACAAGCGTCGTATCGTTCAGGCCTCATTTGCTGAACTGGTGCGCAGCAAGTTGAAGGTTGGCGGCGTTCTGCACATGGCCACCGATTGGGAACCGTACGCCGAATACATGCTGGAAGTGATGAGCGTGGCCCCGGGCTACCGCAACCTCGCCGAAGACGGCAAGTGCGTGCCGCGTCCGGCCGAACGCCCGATCACCAAGTTCGAACGCCGCGGCGAACGTCTTGGCCATGGCGTCTGGGACCTGAAGTTCGAAAAACTCGCTTAA
- the hemW gene encoding radical SAM family heme chaperone HemW produces the protein MTRDSSASSLIVGGAASSPRAPLPTLPPLALYIHIPWCVRKCPYCDFNSHTASPVLPEQEYVDALLADLDEDLHAVYGREISSIFFGGGTPSLFSAEALGRLLEGVEQRIPFAHDIEITLEANPGTFEQEKFVAYRKLGINRLSIGIQSFQQEKLKALGRIHNGDEAVRAADMARQAGFDNFNLDLMHGLPDQSLDDALSDLRQAIELKPTHISWYQLTLEPNTVFWNQPPLLPEDDTLWDIQEAGQALLAEHGYAQYEVSAYAQAGRPARHNLNYWSFGDFIGIGAGAHGKLSHPDGRIVRTWKTRLPKDYLNPAKSFQAGEKSLTNDEMPFEFLMNALRLTAGVESRLYPERTGLSLESLAEGRAAAEQSGLLQVEPSRLAATERGQLFLNDLLQQFLN, from the coding sequence ATGACCCGTGACTCTTCTGCGTCGTCGCTGATTGTCGGCGGCGCCGCCTCTTCGCCTCGGGCGCCGCTGCCGACGTTGCCGCCCCTGGCGCTGTACATCCACATCCCGTGGTGTGTGCGCAAATGCCCGTATTGCGACTTCAACTCGCACACTGCCAGCCCGGTCTTGCCGGAGCAGGAATACGTCGACGCATTGCTGGCCGATCTCGATGAGGATCTGCACGCCGTTTATGGCCGTGAAATCAGCTCGATCTTCTTCGGTGGCGGCACGCCAAGCCTGTTCAGCGCCGAGGCCCTCGGACGCTTGCTTGAAGGCGTCGAGCAGCGCATTCCGTTCGCTCACGACATCGAGATCACCCTGGAAGCCAATCCGGGCACGTTCGAGCAAGAGAAGTTCGTCGCCTACCGCAAACTGGGGATCAATCGTCTGTCGATCGGTATCCAGAGCTTCCAGCAGGAAAAGCTCAAGGCCCTCGGTCGCATTCACAACGGCGACGAAGCGGTGCGTGCGGCCGACATGGCGCGTCAGGCCGGGTTCGATAACTTCAACCTCGACTTGATGCACGGTTTGCCGGATCAGTCGCTGGACGATGCCTTGAGCGATTTGCGTCAGGCCATCGAGCTGAAACCGACGCATATTTCCTGGTATCAGCTGACGCTGGAGCCAAACACGGTGTTCTGGAACCAGCCGCCGTTGCTGCCGGAAGACGATACGCTGTGGGACATTCAAGAGGCCGGGCAAGCGCTGCTGGCCGAACACGGTTACGCGCAGTACGAAGTGTCGGCGTATGCCCAGGCCGGTCGGCCAGCACGGCATAACCTCAATTACTGGAGTTTCGGCGACTTCATCGGTATCGGCGCGGGTGCGCATGGCAAGCTCAGCCATCCGGACGGGCGCATCGTGCGTACGTGGAAGACGCGTCTGCCGAAGGACTATCTCAATCCGGCGAAAAGCTTTCAGGCTGGCGAAAAATCGCTGACTAACGACGAGATGCCGTTTGAATTCCTGATGAACGCTTTGCGCCTGACCGCCGGTGTCGAATCGCGTCTGTATCCGGAGCGCACCGGCCTGTCGCTGGAAAGCCTCGCCGAAGGCCGGGCAGCGGCAGAACAAAGCGGTCTGTTGCAGGTCGAACCGTCACGTCTGGCGGCCACCGAGCGCGGACAGCTGTTCCTCAACGACTTGCTGCAACAATTTCTGAACTGA
- the rdgB gene encoding RdgB/HAM1 family non-canonical purine NTP pyrophosphatase has translation MMNLKQLVLASHNAGKLKELQAMLGDSVQLRSIGEWSKVEPEETGLSFVENAILKARNAARISGLPALADDSGLAVDFLGGAPGIYSARYADGKGDAANNAKLLDALKDVPEAERGAQFVCVLALVRHADDPLPILCEGLWHGRILTAASGEHGFGYDPLFWVPERDVSSAELSPADKNQISHRARAMDLLRQRLGLK, from the coding sequence ATGATGAACCTCAAGCAACTCGTACTGGCCAGCCATAACGCCGGCAAACTCAAAGAACTCCAGGCCATGCTCGGCGACTCGGTGCAACTGCGCTCGATTGGCGAATGGAGCAAGGTCGAGCCGGAAGAAACCGGCCTGTCGTTCGTCGAGAACGCGATCCTCAAGGCGCGCAATGCCGCACGCATTTCCGGGCTGCCGGCGCTGGCCGACGATTCCGGCCTGGCGGTGGATTTCCTCGGAGGTGCACCGGGCATCTACTCGGCGCGGTATGCCGACGGCAAGGGCGACGCGGCGAACAATGCGAAACTGCTCGACGCCTTGAAGGATGTGCCGGAAGCCGAACGCGGCGCGCAGTTTGTCTGCGTGCTGGCACTGGTGCGTCACGCCGATGATCCGTTGCCGATCCTCTGCGAAGGCTTGTGGCACGGACGGATTCTGACCGCCGCCAGCGGTGAGCACGGTTTCGGTTACGACCCACTGTTCTGGGTACCGGAACGTGACGTGTCGAGCGCCGAACTGAGCCCGGCCGACAAGAACCAGATCAGCCACCGCGCCCGTGCAATGGATCTGCTGCGCCAGCGTCTGGGCTTGAAATGA
- the metW gene encoding methionine biosynthesis protein MetW, translated as MRADLEIIQEWIPAGSRVLDLGCGDGELLTWLRDNKQVTGYGLENDADNIAECVAKGINVIEQDLDKGLGNFASNSFDIVVMTQALQAVHYPDKILDEMLRVGRQCIITFPNFGHWRCRWYLASKGRMPVSEFLPYTWYNTPNIHFCTFEDFEELCRERDAKVIDRLAVDQQHRHGWASKLWPNLLGEIGIYRVSSPVLADHKVAV; from the coding sequence ATGAGAGCTGATCTGGAAATCATCCAGGAATGGATCCCCGCCGGCAGCCGCGTCCTCGACCTCGGTTGCGGTGACGGTGAACTGCTGACCTGGCTGCGCGACAACAAGCAAGTCACCGGTTATGGCCTGGAAAACGACGCCGACAACATCGCCGAGTGCGTGGCCAAGGGCATCAACGTCATCGAGCAGGATCTGGACAAGGGGCTGGGCAACTTCGCCAGCAACAGTTTCGACATCGTCGTGATGACCCAGGCCCTGCAAGCCGTGCATTACCCGGACAAGATCCTCGATGAAATGCTCCGGGTCGGTCGTCAGTGCATCATCACCTTTCCGAATTTCGGTCACTGGCGCTGCCGCTGGTATCTGGCGAGCAAGGGCCGCATGCCGGTGTCCGAGTTCCTGCCGTACACCTGGTACAACACGCCGAACATCCACTTCTGCACCTTCGAAGACTTTGAAGAACTTTGTCGCGAACGTGATGCGAAGGTCATTGATCGGCTTGCCGTGGATCAACAGCACCGTCACGGGTGGGCCAGTAAGCTATGGCCTAATCTATTAGGTGAGATTGGTATCTACCGCGTCAGCAGCCCCGTGCTGGCCGATCACAAGGTCGCGGTCTGA
- the thiS gene encoding sulfur carrier protein ThiS codes for MRIQLNGESLELPDGETVAALITRLELTGRRVAVELNLDIVPRSQHADTTLNDGDNVEVVHAIGGG; via the coding sequence ATGCGCATTCAGTTGAACGGCGAATCCCTTGAACTGCCCGACGGTGAAACCGTTGCGGCCCTGATTACCCGTCTGGAACTGACCGGACGGCGGGTAGCAGTCGAACTCAATCTGGATATCGTCCCGCGCAGCCAGCATGCCGACACCACGCTCAACGACGGCGACAACGTCGAAGTCGTGCACGCCATCGGTGGCGGCTAG
- a CDS encoding DUF3392 domain-containing protein translates to MDLILDLLATVSRWSRSNLSEIALALVGCLLVLFGADFKGWVEQRLGSIAGALRVPLMALLCLIGSGAALIYATPWVIKGLSQFNNYSLAPVLLVVLVLIGVVADRR, encoded by the coding sequence ATGGATTTGATACTCGACCTGCTCGCCACCGTCTCCCGCTGGAGCCGCAGCAACCTCTCGGAAATCGCCCTCGCGCTGGTTGGCTGCCTGCTGGTGCTGTTCGGTGCTGATTTCAAAGGCTGGGTCGAGCAACGCCTGGGCAGCATCGCCGGCGCCCTGCGCGTGCCACTGATGGCCCTGCTCTGCCTGATCGGCAGTGGCGCCGCACTGATCTACGCCACACCGTGGGTGATCAAGGGGTTGAGCCAGTTCAACAACTACAGCCTGGCACCAGTGCTGCTCGTGGTGCTGGTGTTGATTGGCGTAGTCGCCGACCGCCGCTGA
- the mtgA gene encoding monofunctional biosynthetic peptidoglycan transglycosylase: MLRSIFRRLTKALLWFAGGSVLLVLVFRFVPPPGTALMVERKIESWVDGEPIDLQRTWKPWDEISDDLKVAVMAGEDQKFPEHWGFDFGAIQAALAHNELGGSIRGASTLSQQVSKNLFLWAGRSYLRKGLEAWFTALIEVFWPKQRILEVYLNSVEWDDGVFGAEAAARHHFGVSAKSLSRQQASYLAAVLPNPRVWSASHPTSYVSRRAGWIRQQMSQLGGDSYLLGLNDSRRAPWAQ, from the coding sequence ATGCTGCGTTCAATTTTTCGTCGTCTCACGAAAGCCCTGCTCTGGTTCGCGGGTGGCAGCGTATTGCTGGTCCTGGTGTTTCGTTTCGTGCCGCCGCCGGGAACGGCGCTGATGGTCGAACGCAAGATTGAATCCTGGGTCGACGGCGAACCGATTGACCTGCAGCGCACCTGGAAACCGTGGGATGAGATCTCCGATGACCTCAAAGTGGCGGTCATGGCCGGCGAGGATCAGAAGTTTCCCGAGCATTGGGGCTTTGATTTCGGCGCCATCCAGGCTGCGCTGGCGCACAACGAACTGGGCGGTTCGATCCGTGGCGCCAGCACGCTGAGCCAGCAAGTGTCGAAGAACCTGTTTCTGTGGGCCGGACGCAGCTATCTGCGCAAAGGTCTGGAGGCCTGGTTTACCGCGCTGATCGAAGTGTTCTGGCCCAAGCAGCGGATTCTTGAGGTCTATCTGAACAGCGTCGAGTGGGATGACGGTGTGTTTGGCGCTGAAGCAGCGGCCCGCCATCACTTTGGCGTGAGCGCCAAGTCGCTGTCCCGGCAGCAGGCGAGTTATCTGGCGGCCGTTCTACCTAACCCGCGCGTATGGAGTGCGAGCCATCCAACGTCTTACGTGTCGCGCCGGGCGGGGTGGATTCGCCAGCAGATGAGCCAGTTGGGTGGGGATAGTTATCTGCTGGGGCTCAACGATTCGCGTCGGGCACCTTGGGCGCAATAA
- a CDS encoding thiazole synthase has protein sequence MSIVRSDKPFVLAGRTYQSRLLVGTGKYRDMEETRQAIEASGAEIVTFAVRRTNLGQIEGEPNLLDVLSPDRYTFLPNTAGCYDAIEAVRTCRLARELLDGHNLVKLEVLADQKTLFPNVIETLKAAETLVKEGFDVMVYTSDDPIIARQLAEIGCIAVMPLAGLIGSGLGICNPYNLQIILEEAKIPVLVDAGVGTASDATIAMELGCDAVLMNSAIAHAGNPVMMAQAMQHAIVAGRLAYLAGRMPKKLYASASSPLDGLIK, from the coding sequence ATGAGCATCGTTCGTAGCGACAAGCCTTTCGTCTTGGCCGGTCGTACTTACCAGTCGCGTTTGCTGGTCGGTACCGGCAAGTACCGTGACATGGAAGAAACCCGTCAGGCCATCGAAGCCTCGGGTGCCGAGATCGTCACCTTCGCCGTGCGCCGCACCAACCTCGGCCAGATCGAGGGCGAACCGAACCTGCTCGACGTGCTGTCGCCGGATCGCTACACCTTCCTGCCGAATACTGCCGGTTGCTACGACGCCATCGAAGCCGTGCGCACCTGTCGCCTGGCCCGTGAGCTGCTCGACGGCCACAACCTGGTGAAGCTGGAAGTGCTGGCCGACCAGAAAACCCTGTTCCCTAACGTGATCGAAACCCTCAAGGCCGCCGAGACGCTGGTCAAGGAAGGCTTCGACGTGATGGTTTACACCAGTGATGACCCGATCATCGCCCGGCAACTGGCGGAAATCGGCTGCATCGCGGTCATGCCGCTGGCCGGTCTGATCGGTTCTGGTCTGGGGATCTGCAATCCGTACAACCTGCAGATCATCCTTGAAGAAGCCAAGATCCCGGTGCTGGTCGATGCCGGTGTCGGCACTGCTTCCGACGCCACCATCGCCATGGAACTGGGCTGCGATGCCGTACTGATGAACTCGGCCATCGCCCACGCCGGTAATCCGGTGATGATGGCGCAAGCCATGCAACACGCGATCGTCGCGGGCCGTCTGGCCTACCTCGCCGGCCGCATGCCGAAAAAACTCTATGCCAGCGCCTCTTCGCCGCTGGATGGTCTGATCAAGTAA
- a CDS encoding DUF4426 domain-containing protein — protein sequence MGRLALLLLTACLSVSAMAADVIKGERKETFGDVTVHYNTFNSTYLQPEIAKNAELVRSKNQGVINVSVFKDGKPLVASVTGTVKDLTSQSVPLNFRQITEQGAIYYIAQYPVDQQETRTFEIKVQNGDKINTINFNQELFPGE from the coding sequence ATGGGTCGTTTAGCGTTGTTGTTACTCACTGCCTGCCTCAGCGTCAGCGCCATGGCGGCCGACGTCATCAAGGGCGAGCGCAAGGAAACCTTCGGCGACGTGACGGTGCACTACAACACCTTCAACTCCACGTACCTGCAACCGGAAATCGCCAAGAATGCGGAACTTGTCCGCAGCAAGAATCAAGGCGTGATCAATGTCTCGGTGTTCAAGGACGGCAAACCGTTGGTCGCCAGCGTCACCGGTACGGTCAAAGACCTGACCAGCCAGAGCGTGCCGCTGAATTTCCGCCAGATCACCGAACAGGGTGCGATCTACTACATCGCCCAATACCCGGTGGACCAGCAGGAAACCCGCACCTTTGAAATCAAGGTGCAGAACGGCGACAAGATCAACACCATCAATTTCAACCAAGAACTCTTTCCCGGCGAATGA
- a CDS encoding homoserine O-acetyltransferase, producing MPAAFSPDSVGLVTPQTAHFSEPLALACGRSLSAYDLIYETYGTLNAQASNAVLICHALSGHHHAAGYHSPDDRKPGWWDSCIGPGKPIDTNKFFVVSLNNLGGCNGSTGPSSVNPETGKPFGADFPVLTVEDWVHSQARLADLLGIGQWAAVIGGSLGGMQALQWTITYPDRVRHCLAIASAPKLSAQNIAFNEVARQAILTDPEFHGGSFQEQGVIPKRGLMLARMVGHITYLSDDSMGEKFGRGLKSEKLNYDFHSVEFQVESYLRYQGEEFSGRFDANTYLLMTKALDYFDPAANFDDNLAKTFENATAKFCVMSFTTDWRFSPARSRELVDALMAARKDVSYLEIDAPQGHDAFLIPIPRYLQAFGNYMNRITL from the coding sequence ATGCCAGCTGCCTTTTCCCCCGATTCTGTTGGTCTGGTGACGCCGCAAACGGCGCACTTCAGCGAACCGCTGGCCTTGGCCTGTGGCCGTTCGCTGTCCGCCTATGACCTGATCTACGAAACCTACGGCACGCTGAACGCACAGGCGAGCAACGCCGTGCTGATCTGCCACGCCTTGTCCGGCCACCACCACGCCGCCGGCTATCACAGCCCCGACGACCGCAAACCCGGTTGGTGGGACAGCTGCATCGGCCCCGGCAAGCCCATCGACACCAACAAGTTCTTCGTGGTCAGCCTGAATAATCTGGGCGGCTGCAACGGCTCCACCGGCCCGAGCAGCGTCAACCCGGAGACCGGCAAGCCGTTCGGCGCCGACTTCCCGGTGCTCACCGTGGAAGACTGGGTGCACAGTCAGGCGCGTCTGGCCGACCTGCTCGGCATCGGCCAGTGGGCAGCGGTGATTGGCGGCAGCCTCGGCGGCATGCAGGCGCTGCAATGGACCATCACGTATCCGGATCGCGTCCGTCACTGCCTGGCCATTGCCTCTGCACCGAAGCTGTCGGCACAGAACATCGCCTTCAACGAAGTGGCGCGTCAGGCAATCCTCACCGACCCGGAATTCCACGGCGGTTCGTTCCAGGAACAAGGTGTGATCCCCAAGCGCGGCTTGATGCTGGCACGTATGGTCGGGCACATCACCTACCTGTCCGACGACTCCATGGGCGAGAAATTCGGCCGTGGCCTGAAGAGCGAAAAGCTCAACTACGACTTCCACAGTGTCGAGTTCCAGGTCGAGAGCTATCTGCGTTACCAGGGTGAAGAGTTCTCCGGACGCTTCGACGCCAACACCTATCTGTTGATGACCAAGGCACTGGATTACTTCGATCCGGCGGCGAACTTCGACGATAACCTGGCCAAGACCTTCGAAAACGCCACGGCGAAGTTCTGCGTGATGTCGTTCACCACCGACTGGCGCTTCTCCCCGGCCCGTTCGCGCGAATTGGTCGATGCACTGATGGCGGCGCGTAAAGACGTCAGCTATCTGGAAATCGACGCGCCGCAGGGCCACGACGCCTTCCTGATTCCGATCCCTCGCTACTTGCAGGCGTTCGGCAATTACATGAACCGCATCACGTTGTGA
- a CDS encoding RNA 2'-phosphotransferase gives MNKKLLDETSKFLSFVLRHEPQAIGLTLDSEGWANIEVLISGAARDGRTLDRALIEIVVASSDKKRFSISEDGQMIRAVQGHSTKSVELQLEAKQPPKTLYHGTATRFMDSINQQGLIPGSRHHVHLSQETTTASAVGQRYGTVVILKVAAQQMQEQGFKFYQAENGVWLTEQVPVRFISTL, from the coding sequence ATGAACAAAAAACTGTTGGACGAGACAAGCAAATTTCTCAGCTTCGTTTTGCGCCACGAGCCTCAAGCCATTGGCCTTACGCTGGACTCAGAAGGCTGGGCGAATATCGAAGTGTTGATCAGCGGTGCGGCACGCGACGGTCGCACTCTCGATCGCGCACTGATCGAAATCGTTGTTGCGAGCAGCGACAAGAAGCGCTTTTCGATTTCTGAGGACGGCCAAATGATTCGTGCCGTGCAGGGCCACTCGACGAAAAGTGTGGAACTGCAGCTTGAGGCAAAACAGCCCCCGAAGACGCTGTATCACGGTACGGCGACGCGCTTCATGGACTCGATCAACCAGCAGGGATTGATACCGGGATCGCGCCATCATGTGCATCTCTCGCAAGAAACCACCACCGCCTCAGCCGTAGGTCAACGCTACGGCACTGTGGTGATCCTGAAAGTTGCCGCACAGCAGATGCAGGAACAGGGCTTCAAGTTCTATCAGGCAGAGAATGGCGTCTGGCTGACAGAGCAAGTACCGGTGCGCTTCATCTCTACCCTGTAA
- a CDS encoding DUF423 domain-containing protein, whose protein sequence is MLRGFLMLAAFFGFTGVALGAFAAHGLKNRLTPEYLAIFHTGVTYQLVHTLALFGVALLATQIQGRLVTWAGISFAIGILLFSGSLYVLTTTGISKLGIITPFGGLAFLVGWLCLGLAAWRLQLTA, encoded by the coding sequence ATGCTGCGTGGCTTTCTGATGCTGGCCGCTTTTTTTGGTTTTACCGGAGTTGCCTTGGGTGCGTTCGCCGCCCACGGTTTGAAAAACCGCCTCACGCCCGAGTATCTGGCGATTTTCCACACCGGCGTCACCTATCAATTGGTGCACACGCTGGCGCTGTTCGGCGTCGCATTGCTGGCTACACAGATTCAGGGGCGACTGGTCACTTGGGCCGGCATTTCGTTCGCCATCGGAATTCTGCTGTTCTCCGGCAGCCTGTATGTACTGACCACGACCGGCATCAGCAAACTCGGCATCATCACCCCGTTCGGCGGCCTGGCGTTTCTGGTCGGCTGGCTGTGCCTGGGTCTCGCCGCCTGGCGCTTGCAGCTAACCGCTTGA
- a CDS encoding DUF167 domain-containing protein: MSWFRWDGDDLILECHLQPAARSDDFCGLHGDRLKIRLTAPPVEGKANAYLMGFLAKAFGVSKSQVSLLSGELNRQKRVKICSPKKLPDLPDLVRH, from the coding sequence GTGAGCTGGTTTCGCTGGGACGGTGACGACTTGATCCTCGAGTGTCACCTGCAACCGGCAGCCCGCAGCGATGATTTCTGCGGGCTGCACGGTGATCGCTTGAAGATTCGCCTGACCGCGCCGCCGGTCGAGGGCAAGGCCAATGCCTATCTGATGGGCTTTTTGGCCAAGGCGTTCGGGGTTTCCAAAAGCCAGGTCAGTTTGCTCAGTGGCGAGTTGAACCGGCAGAAACGGGTGAAAATTTGCTCGCCGAAGAAGTTGCCGGATTTGCCTGATCTGGTGCGCCACTGA
- the proC gene encoding pyrroline-5-carboxylate reductase, whose protein sequence is MSNTRIAFIGAGNMAASLIGGLRAKGLEAAQIRASDPGEETRAKVSAEHGIETFADNAQAIDGVDVVVLAVKPQAMKAVCEAIRPSLKPNQLVVSIAAGITCASMTAWLGEQPIVRCMPNTPALLRQGVSGLYATSEVTAEQRQQAEELLSAVGIALWLNEEQQLDAVTAVSGSGPAYFFLLIEAMTAAGVKLGLPQDIAEQLTVQTALGAAHMAVASDVDAAELRRRVTSPNGTTEAAIKSFQANGFEALVETALGAAAHRSAEMAEQLGK, encoded by the coding sequence ATGAGCAACACACGTATTGCGTTTATCGGTGCGGGCAACATGGCGGCCAGCCTGATTGGCGGCCTGCGCGCCAAGGGTCTGGAAGCCGCGCAGATCCGCGCCAGCGATCCGGGCGAAGAAACCCGCGCCAAGGTCAGCGCCGAACACGGCATCGAAACCTTCGCGGACAACGCTCAGGCCATCGATGGCGTCGACGTTGTCGTGCTGGCGGTCAAGCCACAGGCGATGAAAGCCGTATGCGAAGCAATTCGCCCGAGCCTGAAGCCGAATCAACTGGTGGTCTCGATTGCTGCCGGCATCACCTGCGCCAGCATGACTGCATGGCTCGGCGAACAACCGATCGTGCGCTGCATGCCGAACACTCCGGCGCTGCTGCGTCAGGGTGTCAGCGGCCTGTACGCCACCAGCGAAGTGACCGCCGAGCAGCGTCAGCAAGCCGAAGAGCTGCTGTCCGCCGTCGGCATCGCGCTGTGGCTGAACGAAGAACAGCAACTGGACGCCGTGACGGCGGTCTCCGGCTCCGGCCCGGCGTACTTTTTCCTGCTGATCGAAGCCATGACCGCCGCCGGCGTCAAACTCGGCCTGCCGCAAGACATTGCTGAACAACTGACCGTGCAAACCGCCCTCGGCGCTGCGCACATGGCGGTTGCCAGTGACGTCGATGCCGCCGAACTGCGCCGCCGCGTGACCTCGCCAAATGGCACCACAGAAGCGGCAATCAAATCATTCCAGGCCAATGGCTTCGAAGCCCTGGTCGAAACCGCACTCGGCGCCGCCGCGCACCGCTCGGCCGAAATGGCCGAACAACTGGGCAAATAA
- a CDS encoding YggS family pyridoxal phosphate-dependent enzyme, with the protein MSTIADNILQVGSRIQTATQAAHRPENSVQLLAVSKTKPAEALREAYAAGLRDFGENYLQEALGKQLELADLPLIWHFIGPIQSNKTRAIAEHFDWVHSVDRLKIAQRLSEQRPTDLPLLNICIQVNVSGEASKSGCNPTDLPALAAAINALPRLKLRGLMAIPEPTEDRAEQDAAFAAVQKLQASLDLPLDTLSMGMSHDLESAIAQGATWVRIGTALFGARDYSQS; encoded by the coding sequence ATGTCCACGATAGCAGACAACATTCTCCAGGTTGGTTCGCGCATCCAGACCGCGACCCAAGCCGCACACCGTCCTGAAAACAGCGTCCAGTTGCTCGCCGTGAGCAAGACCAAACCCGCCGAGGCCCTGCGCGAAGCGTATGCCGCCGGCCTGCGCGACTTTGGCGAGAACTACCTGCAGGAAGCCTTGGGCAAACAGCTCGAACTGGCCGACCTGCCCTTGATCTGGCACTTCATCGGCCCCATTCAATCGAACAAGACTCGAGCCATTGCCGAGCATTTCGACTGGGTGCATTCCGTGGATCGCCTGAAAATTGCCCAACGCCTGTCCGAACAACGCCCGACCGACCTGCCGCTGCTGAACATCTGCATTCAGGTCAACGTCAGCGGCGAAGCCAGTAAATCAGGCTGTAACCCGACTGATCTGCCGGCACTGGCTGCAGCCATCAACGCGCTGCCGCGACTGAAGCTGCGCGGGTTGATGGCGATTCCCGAGCCGACTGAAGATCGCGCCGAACAGGACGCCGCATTCGCCGCTGTGCAGAAATTGCAGGCCAGCCTCGATCTGCCGCTCGACACACTGTCCATGGGCATGAGCCACGACCTCGAGTCGGCCATTGCCCAAGGCGCCACCTGGGTTCGTATCGGTACGGCCCTGTTTGGCGCCAGAGATTATTCCCAGTCTTGA